The Triticum dicoccoides isolate Atlit2015 ecotype Zavitan chromosome 6A, WEW_v2.0, whole genome shotgun sequence genome has a window encoding:
- the LOC119315832 gene encoding uncharacterized protein LOC119315832, with protein sequence MSSQQSPSPAEAKSPRPPAPTTTVTALDDDLLREIFLRLHSLPTLVRAALSCRTFFHAVRSSPAFRRSFREVHPPPLLGLFFDPDGPSIPAFAPLRRRSDPDLAAVVRGADFFLTRLPDDDDDDAALPEWVIYDCRDGYILLEHGSLEQYAVYNPLTRALDLIPQPPDEIFDDQHGDASCLGCYILSSQEGGEPLRLVYTCHDESRARAAVFSSESREWQILPWSEPVRPLPEDEHWLKVGTMANGFVYWTHKNQAYILVLNTVTLQFSQMDVPPDLVDQDLMFKVGETKDGRPCIVCPIDFELHAWVWRAGQDGIETWIFDKKFSLETIVEVTEGTFEQHCELKVLAIIGGFVYFCTMDMLHDAIYPCWFLSLCMETGELGTLFRRRFDGHVYPYIMAWPPSLIDNKVNPQFEGA encoded by the coding sequence ATGAGCTCGCAGCAGTCACCATCGCCGGCGGAGGCGAAGTCACCGCGACCGCCCGCACCCACCACCACCGTAACCGCTCTCGACGATGATCTCCTCCGCGAGATCTTCCTCCGCCTCCACTCCCTACCGACCCTTGTCCGTGCCGCCCTCAGCTGCCGCACCTTTTTCCACGCCGTCCGGTCGTCGCCCGCCTTCCGCCGGAGCTTCCGGGAGGTCCACCCACCACCTCTCCTCGGCCTCTTCTTCGACCCCGACGGCCCCTCCATCCCCGccttcgcacccctccgccgccgcTCCGACCCTGACCTCGCAGCCGTCGTCCGCGGCGCCGATTTCTTCCTCACCCGCCtccccgacgacgacgacgacgacgccgcctTACCGGAGTGGGTCATATACGACTGCCGCGACGGCTACATCCTCCTCGAACACGGAAGCCTGGAGCAGTACGCCGTCTACAACCCCCTCACACGGGCCCTGGATCTCATCCCCCAGCCGCCCGACGAGATCTTCGACGaccagcacggcgacgcctcctgtCTTGGGTGCTACATCCTCTCCTCCCAAGAGGGCGGCGAACCACTGCGCCTGGTCTACACCTGTCACGACGAGTCGCGGGCGCGTGCCGCCGTCTTCTCATCAGAAAGCAGGGAGTGGCAGATCCTCCCGTGGTCGGAGCCTGTGAGGCCACTGCCTGAGGACGAACACTGGCTTAAGGTTGGCACGATGGCGAATGGCTTCGTCTACTGGACACACAAAAATCAAGCCTACATCCTTGTGCTGAACACTGTGACACTGCAATTCTCCCAGATGGATGTGCCGCCAGATTTGGTGGATCAAGATTTAATGTTTAAGGTTGGGGAGACCAAGGATGGAAGGCCTTGCATTGTCTGCCCGATTGATTTTGAGCTTCATGCTTGGGTATGGCGAGCCGGTCAGGATGGAATTGAGACATGGATATTCGACAAGAAGTTTTCCTTGGAGACGATTGTCGAGGTCACTGAGGGTACATTTGAGCAACATTGTGAACTGAAGGTTTTGGCCATCATTGGTGGATTTGTGTACTTCTGTACCATGGATATGTTGCATGATGCCATTTATCCTTGTTGGTTCCTGTCTCTATGCATGGAGACGGGGGAGCTGGGCACGCTCTTTCGGAGGAGATTTGACGGCCATGTTTACCCCTACATCATGGCATGGCCTCCTTCTTTGATAGACAACAAGGTGAACCCTCAATTCGAAGGTGCTTGA
- the LOC119315831 gene encoding ABC transporter G family member 11-like produces the protein MAVSSPLPRWAPTPSPSRPLWLWGGGTPDARTGSGGEGWSLGRIFPWASAWQRRAPAGVDGRGPAGFDGVEVAPSTRAAVAPAPVRWAGTDEDPGVFLTWEDVCVSVAAGAYGAQPVSILSGITGHAGPGEVLAIMGPSGCGKTTLLDTLAGRLGPGITQTGSILINGRREKLAFGTSAYVTQDNVLMSTMSVREAVYYSAQLQLPGSMPAVEKRAHADAVIQEMGLGDAMDTRIGGRMTKGISGGQRKRVTICIEMLTRPRLLFLDEPTSGLDSAASYHVMSHIARVAAREGMTVVAAVHQPSGDVFDLFHRLCLLAYGRTVFFGPASDANQFFTESGFPCPHLRNPSDHFLRTINKDFDEEIVESSKARRKTAAEAIEILTDAYQSPAYSEKTMDRIAEMKGIGGPPFRKREQAGFSTKLFVLTRRSFVNMHRDIGYYWMRLGVYLGIGICLGTIFYQLGHSYSSIQSRCEVIMYTTALLTFMAIGGFPSFVEDVKVFRRERLSGHYGVAEFVISNTLSATPYLAVIAMIPGAMLYYLTGLTKGPDRFAYFVVNLCMCTMLVESMMMIIAVIVPDFLMGIIVGAGVQGVMMLNGGFFRLPNELPKPVWKYPCYYISFHKYAVQGFYKNEFIGQTFPSDQLVEKNVTISGLRVLQEKLQVEMGYSKWVNIAILCGMVVVYRVLFFAIVKIAEEVRPKLRGMRCKLCK, from the exons ATGGCTGTCTCGTCGCCGCTGCCGCGGTGGGCGCCCACGCCGAGCCCGTCGCGGCCGCTCTGGCTCTGGGGCGGCGGCACGCCCGACGCGCGAACCGGCTCCGGCGGCGAAGGCTGGTCGCTGGGCAGGATATTCCCGTGGGCGAGCGCCTGGCAGCGCCGTGCTCCCGCGGGCGTGGACGGCCGCGGGCCTGCGGGTTTCGACGGCGTGGAAGTAGCGCCGTCCACGAGGGCGGCGGTGGCGCCTGCGCCGGTCCGGTGGGCGGGCACGGACGAGGACCCCGGGGTGTTCCTGACGTGGGAGGACGTGTGCGTCTCGGTGGCCGCCGGCGCCTACGGGGCCCAGCCGGTGAGCATCCTGAGCGGGATCACCGGGCACGCCGGGCCGGGGGAGGTGCTCGCCATCATGGGGCCGTCCGGCTGCGGCAAGACCACGCTTCTCGATACTCTCGCAG GAAGGTTGGGGCCTGGGATCACCCAGACCGGGTCGATTCTCATCAACGGCCGCCGGGAGAAGCTCGCCTTCGGAACCTCG GCCTACGTGACCCAAGACAACGTGCTGATGTCGACGATGTCGGTGCGGGAGGCCGTCTACTACTCGGCGCAGCTGCAGCTGCCGGGGAGCATGCCGGCGGTGGAGAAGCGGGCGCACGCGGACGCCGTGATCCAGGAGATGGGGCTGGGCGACGCCATGGACACGCGCATCGGCGGGCGGATGACCAAGGGCATCAGCGGCGGGCAGCGGAAGCGGGTCACCATCTGCATCGAGATGCTCACCCGACCCCGGCTGCTCTTCCTCGACGAGCCCACCAGCGGGCTCGACAGCGCCGCCTCCTACCACGTCATGAGCCACATCGCCAGGGTCGCCGCAAGGGAGGGCATGACTGTCGTCGCCGCCGTGCACCAGCCCAGCGGCGACGTCTTCGACCTCTTCCACCGCCTCTGCCTCCTCGCCTACGGTCGGACCGTCTTCTTCGGACCCGCCTCCGACGCCAATCAG TTCTTCACTGAAAGTGGCTTCCCATGCCCACACCTGAGGAACCCTTCTGACCACTTCCTGAGGACAATCAACAAAGATTTTGACGAG GAAATTGTCGAGAGTTCCAAAGCTAGGAGAAAAACTGCGGCTGAAGCAATAGAGATCCTGACAGATGCTTACCAGTCCCCCGCTTATTCAGAGAAAACAATGGACCGGATAGCTGAGATGAAAGGGATA GGTGGACCTCCATTTAGGAAGAGGGAGCAAGCCGGCTTCTCAACGAAGCTCTTTGTGCTCACCAGAAGGTCATTTGTGAATATGCACAGGGACATAGGATACTACTGGATGCGTTTGGGTGTTTACCTGGGCATTGGCATTTGTCTTGGCACCATATTCTACCAACTTGGCCACAGCTACAGTTCCATCCAG TCTCGATGTGAAGTCATAATGTATACGACAGCCCTTCTTACTTTCATGGCTATTGGAGGATTCCCCTCTTTTGTAGAGGACGTAAAG GTATTCAGAAGGGAGAGGCTGAGCGGCCATTACGGCGTGGCAGAGTTTGTGATCTCAAACACGCTGTCGGCCACTCCATACCTGGCCGTCATCGCCATGATCCCCGGCGCGATGCTGTACTACCTTACTGGGCTAACAAAAGGGCCTGACCGCTTCGCCTACTTCGTTGTCAACCTGTGCATGTGCACAATGCTGGTGGAGAGCATGATGATGATCATCGCCGTCATCGTCCCAGACTTCCTGATGGGGATCATTGTTGGGGCCGGGGTGCAAGGGGTGATGATGCTCAATGGCGGTTTCTTCCGCCTCCCTAACGAACTCCCAAAGCCAGTGTGGAAGTACCCTTGCTACTACATCTCCTTCCACAAGTACGCGGTGCAGGGGTTCTACAAGAACGAGTTCATAGGGCAGACGTTCCCAAGCGACCAGCTGGTCGAGAAGAATGTCACCATCAGTGGCCTTCGGGTGCTGCAAGAGAAGCTGCAGGTGGAGATGGGGTACTCCAAGTGGGTCAACATTGCCATCCTTTGTGGGATGGTGGTAGTGTACAGGGTCCTGTTCTTCGCAATTGTCAAGATTGCGGAGGAAGTCAGGCCAAAACTAAGGGGGATGAGATGCAAATTGTGTAAATAG